The nucleotide window TCAGTCCAGGAAAAGCATGTCGCGCGACCATCCTTAATCAAATAGGATTGGCTACACAATCACTGGATATCTGCGTCTTTACCATCAGCGATGATTTCATAGCCGATGCACTGATTCAGGCACAGAAAAGAAAGCTGAAGATCAGGCTCATCACCGATAACGATAAAACAAAAGATAAAGGCTCTGATATCGATCGGATTCACCAGGAGGGACTGGCGGTAAAAATTGATGATACCCGACATCACATGCACCACAAATTCATGGTTGCCGATGAGAAGATTGCTTTAACTGGAAGCTACAACTGGACCCGAAGTGCAGCAAAATTCAATCATGAGAACCTGTTGTTGACAAGAGATCCATCAGTGGTTAGAGCATTCCTAAAGGAATTCGAGGACTTGTGGAAAGAAATGGTGGATTATTCGTGAGTCAATGAACTCTGAAATAAAGCTCAATTGGAATATGTTGAGATTGTAGAAAAGAGTTTTCCGGTTTCAACAATTTACCGCTACGGCGGACCGCCCAGGCCCAAAAGGGAGATTCTGGAACATCCCCCTGGCCGGGTATGGCTTTAGGGAATTTGAGGGGCGCCTGGCAAGGGTGATAATTATAGGTATTTCACATTTACTGAAAAATCTTTGGAACTCAGATTTATTTTCGAAGGATGTTGGTAGGAGTCAGGAGGCGCTCCCACAACCACCTGATCTCCCAATCCAACTGAACTAACCTCTTCTGCGCCCGCGTTCCGGGCGGTTCTTTTGTAATTCTTTGAATTTCTCTTGCTGCGCTTCATCGAGTGTGGCCATAAGTTCCTCATTCAAGGTGTTTCTAAGCGATTCGCCGGTTTTCCGATCTCTGTTTTGCCTGGCTTCCTGAATTTTGTCATCGTACTTTTCAAAAATGGTTTTCCATTCTACAACCTGATCATCGGTAAGGGTAAGCTGTTCTTTTGCTTGTTCGAGTCTTTCTTCTATGGAAGGAGGTTCAGGGCGTTGACCTCTTTTTTGTTGTGACCAGGCAGTACATGTAACTACCAACAGCAGGACTATGATTCCAATTTTTTTCATATCTAAAAACTTATTTTATCCGTCTTTATGTGATTAGACGGGGATGAATTCATAAACCTGCGGTCATCAATTGTTAAAAATTGTTATTGCGTCAAATCAATCATTAACGCGCAATTCTGCAATTGTAAAACCTTGTTAAAACAACGCCCTTGAGTTGGTTACATGATAGGTAAACCCATAAGACCAACTACCTTGCTCATGCTCCCAAATGACCATTATGAATCGAATTTTATCCTCATTTTGTGCCTTTCTTCTCATAGGTTTGACCGCTCTCGCACAAGAAAAGAGTCGATACCAGCCCAAAGAGTGGACAAATGCTGATCAGCAGTACCTGCTTGAAAATTTGATTCGAACTAAAGAAGCGCTGATAACTGAAACAGCTTATCTTACCGAGTCCCAGTGGCATTTCAAAGAAGCTCCTGACCGTTGGAGCATCAATCAGATTGTCGAACACATCGCTATCTGGGAATTGATATTATTGCATGAAGCAGCTGTTTCTCTGCAGATCGGCCCTATTGAAAGTTTAAATCGAAACATCCCGGATAGTACATTCCTGAATCAGGACCCGGAAGTCAATCCAAATAAAACTGAGTCATTTACAAAGCCATTTACGTACACCATTCCCAGAGGGTACAATGAAGGGATCGATAACATCAGTTGGTGGCTGGGCATGCGTACCGAGTCCATTGATTTTATACAAGCTGAAACCCGGAATTTGAGAAAGCACTACATCAACTTTAGTCAGAATGTACACCAGCAATATATGGTGATCTTTTCACATACAGATCGTCACTTGAAGCAGATACTGAAGGTAAAAGCCCATCCCAATTATCCAAAGTAATTGATCCTTACAGGAGAGAGGTAATGAACCCCATGGAAATGCCATAGGCGCCGCCACCATCTTCCCAAAAGTCAATGTTTTTCCAGACCTGGTTATAATGCAGACTCAAGGTTACGGCTGACTTTTGATCGAAATAAAGTTCACCCGCAATCAAAAAAGTAGAGGTGAAGATGGATCGGCTTTTTTGTCTGACGGTAATTGTTGTTCCATTCAGATCTGCAGTAGGAAATTCATAGGTTTTGATCCCGGACATGGCTGTTACCAACACTCGAAATTCATGATCGCCAAATCGATAACCAGGCGCAAGAAGAAAGTCATTGAATTGGACGGTGCCCTCGATGTTATTTGTGGTATTGTTGATTTCTCGCAGGTTGTACTCAGCACCATAAGTATCCAGACTAAGACGGATGAAAAAATCATCATTGTTCCTGAATCGATATTCTATCGATGTTTTCGCAACCAGTGAATTTCCAATAAGGTCAGAGCCCGAAAACTGGTACCCAATATCAAAGGAGGGAAGAAATATCCTACTGGCAATCTTGTTGAAGGTAGTATCGGTTTCCTCTTGGGCAACAGCAGCACCAACAAACAAAAGGAGGTAGATTGGAATTAGCAATTTCCTTATCATGAGTGAGTTTCGAGGTGATGTGTTTTACGAAGTTAAAAGAGATTCACAGGATCGGGTTGCTATTCCGATATTGCATTTTTTATACAAAATGTGAATAAATAAAACCTTCGCCATATGAGTTCCGTATTCATTTTTCATACATTTGGTGAATAAATAAGATTTCGATTATGAAAGGAGCTCATCTGGGCGAATTTGAAGAGATTGTTTTGCTGACCATTGCCTCTTTGATGAATGAAGCTTACAGCGTCAACATCGTGGATGCCATAGGCGAGGGGACAGGCCGTCAGACCAAATTGGGCGTAGTACATGCGGTGCTTAAGCGTCTGGAAGACAAAGGGCTGATCACCTCGGAGTTGGGGGAACCCACCAAAGAAAGGGGCGGTCGAAGAAAGCGTTTCTTTCAGGTTTCCCATGCTGGGAAAGTGGCCTTGTTGAATGCCAAAGAACAGCGTGATCGTTTGTGGAGTGGCATTCCGGACATTGTTTTTGAAGGATTGAAATGAAGGAAAGTTCACTTCCAAATCCACCACGTTGGCTGGACCGCCTTATTGAATTGTACTGTCGACCCGAATTGCTGGAAGACTTACAAGGAGATTTACATGAATACTACCAACGCAATTGCTCAAAGAAAGGAAAACCCTTCGCTAACCTGATTTTCCTGATTGACGTGATCAAGTTTTTTCGCCTGTACACCATTCGAACACCCAAAGTATTAGGACAAATGAGTTTTATCCACCTTTCCAAGAATTACTTCAAGACATCTATCAGAAGCCTTGCCAGAAACAAGTTATTCTCCACGATCAATATTGTGGGGCTAGCGATTTCCATGTCCATAGGCATACTGATGATCACATACTTGAGTCAGCTGCTCTCATATGACGTGTTTCATGATAAGAAAGACCGCATCTATCGTGTCAACTCAACCTACAGTGACATTACAGGTTCAGATCCGTTTGATCTGGGTTCCAATTCCGTCTTCTTAGGCAAGAAACTTCGCGAAGAAATGCCGGATCTCGAAGAGGTGTTGATCATGCGACGGAATTTCAGACGTGATTTTAAAAAGGGTGACAATGTGATCCCATCTAGAGGACTGTATGCGGAAGCAGCGTTTTTTGAGTTATTTTCATTCGATTTGCTGGAAGGAGATCCGGAAACAGCCTTGCTTGAGCCGTATTCTCTTGTCCTTACTGAAAGTGTTGCCAAAAAACTCTTTGGCAACGAACCGGCCCTTGGTCAAATAGTACACTCCGGAGAAGAGTCCTTTACGGTCACGGGATTGATGGCGGATGTTCCATTCAATAGTCATATGCAGTTCAAAGTGCTATGTTCGTTCAAAACGGCTGAAGTAATAGCATTGAAAGAGGGGCAGGAGTCTTTCAACACATGGCGTAGTATCTGGATGAACCATGTTTATGTGTTATTGCCAGAAGGTTATGCATCGGAAGCATTACAAAGTAATTTGGATCGTATCGCAGCGGGGGAAAATGCAACGAGAGATCGATACACCATTACTTTTCATTTGCAGAACCTTACTGAAATGACACCTGGACCTGAATTATCCAATAATATTGGTCCCACAACTTCCTGGCTAATGATTTCACAGTTAGGCCTTCTGATTGCTATCGTGATCGCTTCCTCTTGTTTTAATTATACGAACCTCTCTATTGCGCGATCTCTGCGAAGAATGAAGGAAGTGGGTATTCGAAAAGTAGTAGGGGCCAACCGCCCACAGGTATTTGCACAATTCGTTTTTGAGGCCATTATACTATCTACTTTGGCGCTGATCCTGGCCTTTGGATTGTATCAAATCATCAAACCTTCTTTTGTGCAAATAGTCCTGGAGACCACACCCATGGCACTCGATTTTGAATGGATCCATGGACTATATTTTTTAGCTTTTGCCATTGTCATTGGCTTCATGGCGGGGGGATTGCCTGCTTGGATGCTTTCCAAAGTCAAGGCCATTTCCATCATTCAGGATGCGACAAGCAAAGGGCTGATCAAAGGCATCAATTTTCGGAAGGTGTTAATTGTATTTCAGTTTGTCATATCCATGGCATTGATCATAGCCGCAACCATAGATTATCGTCAGTACAAATACTCCATCAATTTTGATCTTGGATTCAAGACAGACAATTTGGTCAATATGCTGCTATATGAAAATGATCCGGAGCTATTCCTTCCTGGTCTGCAACAGATACCTGAAATCCAGAAGATCAGTATGTCAGGCATGCTGCCAAATACTGGAGAGCAATGGGGGGATGATGCGAAATACAAAGACCCTATGGATTCGGTTGATGTCCACGTTAACTATGTAAACAAGGACTATATAGATCTTCATGAGCTGCAATTTGTAGCGGGAACTACTTTCCCATTCGATGATAAGGATAGTAGTCAGTTTGTGGTGATTGATGAGTCGTTGAGAAAACGGCTTGGGTTTTCTGAACCAGTAGATGCAGTTGGTGAAGTATTGTCTCTGGATCAAGGGAGAATGAAATTGCAGATCACAGGAGTCATCAATGATTACCAGTACACGAAAATTGTGAGTGAGTCCAAGCCAAGTGTACTGATACAGGGTAAAGCAGAAGATTTTACCTGGATCAATTTGCAAGTTTCTGCCGCAGACCCATTGGCATTCATGACGAAATTAGAGAAAGTATTTGCCGATGTAGACAAGGTACACACATTCGAAGCACTTTACTACAAAGAGCGAATCGAACATTCATACAGGGATTTTCAAATGCAATTCAGGGTTTTTACTTTTCTGGCATTTTTAGCCATTTCTATTGCCTCCATGGGTCTGTTAGGAATGGCCGTATTTACTGCAGAAACGCGTATGAAAGAGATCAGTGTAAGAAAAGTATTAGGAGCCTCTTCCAATAGCTTGTTTTACTTGCTTTCTAAGGGATTCTTGCGGATGTTCCTAATTGCGGCAATGATCGCGATGCCCTTTTCTTATTTCTTCTTCGAGCAGATGGTGCTGGTCGATTTTGTCAACCGCGTTACGGTAAATGCACTGGATCTGATGTCGGGAGTGCTGGTGGTGTTGATCATCGGGCTTTCAACAATTGCCTGGCAAACCCGTGCAGCCACGAGGGCCAACCCGGCAAACGTCTTGCGTAACGAATAAATCTGAGCCATAGTAATTCTATATCTTTGAGTCAGCGTTGAAATAGGAGGGATGGGACGATTGTAGTCGGGTCACATCCATGACATTTTTCCAGGTTCGACAAACTTTTTTGCTTGTACAATCTGAAAAGCGGTTTTTTGGCTAATTTGGTCGCAGCAACCGAAAGTCCTATTAAATCACACTTAATCTAAAAGAAAACTATGGCCGACATTAATGTTTTGGTTACCGTGGACACGGAGAACCTAACAGCAGAAAACGTAAACACGACAGTAGTCCTGTCAGATGACAATGACGACACAGATGATATCCCCGGGGATAGCAGTACATTCGACATCATCAAAGCTGGAGGAGGTGTTTCCATTCAATGGACACCTGAATCCAAAAATGGTACTGATTCAGTAAGCATTACCGGAATTAATAAAGTGACTGGTGATGATGTTTGGGATGTAGAACCATCATTAGAATCTGGAACCGATATGTGGTTAGGGTCATTGATAAGTAATTACGGTGATACGACCTATGAAATGAAATATGATATCGTATTTGAAGTGTCCAATAGGTCTGGCGAAAGTTTCATCTTAGATCCAAAAATTAAAGTTCCTGCCGGGGATCCCCCTCCTGAGGACGATAATGAAGGATGAATTATAAAAATTGTTTATTTAGCGTATTTCTTATTTTTTCTGTCTTGTTTCAAGTAGCGAGTCAAGATAAGAGGATCGCTGACAGTTTAATTTCCATTCTGCAATCTGTGGATTATCATGACAGTAGCAGAATGGATATTTTATATCAAATTGCCTTCAATCACAACGACCCAATGAAAATGGTGACTTACTCTCAAAAGCTCATTGAAGTGGCTGGGAGGTTATCGAGTCAAACAGATCTTTGGAAAGGATATTATTCTTTAGGTCAAGGATATACGCTGAGTGGAAATCTAGAGCAAGCAATTGAATCTTATTTTCAAGCGATCAAGATAGCTGAAAACCTTAATTACGAAGACGGATTGGGTCAGGTCTATTCTAATTTAGGTGATGTTTATTCAGATAATGGAAATCATTTAAACGCCATTTCATACTATCAAAAAGCTTTTGGTATCTTATCTCGAAGTAATGATTCTATACACATTGCTGCAACATTAGCTAATCTAGGGTACGAACTTTATCGGGTTGAAATGCTGGATTCTTCATTGCTTTACCATAAGATGGCTTCGGTAATGTTTGATTCAATTAATTATGAGACAGGAGTATTGTATTGCTTAGGGAACATTGGACTGGTTTATGCTAAAATGGGTGAACATGCTCAAGCTGAGCAAAACATGCAGGACGCTGTTACTGGTCTTCGGGAATATGAAGATTACTACGCCATCTCAGATTTTGAAAAAGAAATAGCTGATATCTATCGGCAGCGAAAGGATTATAAGCAAGCTCTCCAGTACGCGAGAGGAAGCCTGGAAGTTTCAGAAGAAAAAGGCTTAAAAGTTCAGGCACGAGATGCCTCTTACAAGCTTTATGAAATATATATGGATACAGGGGATTACGGTCCTGCAATTCAAAACCTGAATAAATACTACGCTTATCGTGATAGTATAACCAACGCGGAAAATATCCAACGTATGGCAGATCTGAGAACGGAATTTGAAGTAGGACAGAAACAAGCCGAGGTGGATTTATTGACAGCTGAAGGAGAAACGCAACGTGTTGTTCGGATTTCCCTAATCGCTGGATTGGCATTTGTGGTGGTTTTTGCGTTAATCCAGTACCGAAACAACATCCAGAAGAAAAAGACCAATCGTATCCTCAACGATCAGAAAACGAAGCTTGAGGAATTGAACCAGACCAAAGACCGCTTTTTCTCGATCATATCCCATGACTTAAGAGGTCCTGTAAACGCATTTCATGGCGTATCTCGAATGATTAAATTCTTTGTCCAACAGAAGCAAATGGGACAATTGGAAGAGTTGGCAGAAGACATAGACCAATCAGTTGATCGATTATCAAGTCTTTTGGATAATCTATTGAACTGGGCCGTACAGCAGCAAGGAAATTTCCCTTACGTCCCCGAGAAACTGGATATTCATGCCATAGCAGATGATCTGGTCAAGACTTTTTCTACCATGGCTACTTCTAAAAACATTGCTCTGGTCGCAGAAGTAGAAGAAGGTACTGAAGCATGGGCAGATAGAAACACCACCATGACCATCATCAGAAACCTGGTCAGTAATGCACTGAAATTTACTCCACATGAAGGTGAAGTGAAGATCAAAGCAGACGTAGATGATGAATCCATATTGATCCAGGTGCTGGACAATGGAGTAGGAATACCAGCGGAGAAGTTAAATGACCTCTTTAAGCTACAGGCAAAGAAGAGTACCTGGGGTACGGATGGTGAGAAAGGCCTGGGACTCGGGTTACAATTGGTCTATGATTTTGTCGCTTTGAATAAGGGTAAGATCAATGTCGAGAGTACACCTGATCAAGGCACCACATTCAGTGTTTGGCTACCTGTTTTCGAAGAAGTAGCAGTTCCCGAAAATGCTTGAATAATTCCGGTTGATCCCCGAATTTTCCTGTTTGGACGTTTTGAGCCTACTATGAATATGTGCTTCACAATGCCATAAAGGAATTTTGGTGTATCTTCCCACCATTGACCAACCGAGAGCTATATTCATGTTGACGAACCAGAGGCAAAACGGACTGCCACAACGCATTTGCGTACACCCACCACCGTAACTAACTATTTTAATTTTATAACCATGGCAGACGTAACAATTAATTTAATTGATAAGGATGGCGTCCTTTATTATAAAACCGCTAAAATGTCCGAGTATGAGATAGTGAAAGAAGACTCCACCGTTGGGGCAGATCCTGGTCAGACTGTAGCATGGACTTGCGCCGACGATTCAATTGAAAAAATTCAGAAGATTGATGTGAACAAAGAAAAGTCAGGATACAAGAATTGGAAGGATTTCTGGGAATCAAAGCCTAAGAAGACCGATAGTTCTGGAAAGACTTTTGAGGGTACTATCAAAAGTGATTCTGTAGATCCTAGTGACCCTGAGTACAACGGATATGACATTACCTATAAGACTCCTGACGGGAAAGAAACTACGGTTGATCCGGATGTTCAGATTCCTCAAGGATAGAGACTTTATTTGTAGGACCTTTTTAGGAGCAAAGCCCAGGATTTTATTGGTAATTTCCATTTTATCCAATCTATTCTGGGTTGCTCAATTACAAGCACAAAATCAACAAAAAGCGGATAGCCTTGTGGCATCACTTAAAAATGAATTAAGTGATTCTGCTAGAATGGAGTCTATTTATTTGATATCCATTTGGTCCTCATCACCATCAGATAAGATTAATTATGCAAACGACCTGATGGATTTAGCTACTTCTCGAAATAATGATAAGTATATAGAAGCAGCTCTTATTTCATTGGGCACTGCTTATAGGTTAATAGGAAATTTAGACAAAGCCCTTGAATATCTAATAGAAAGTGCGCGTTTGGCAGAGACGAATAAAAGCTTCAAAAGACTTGCGGAGGCCTATGGGGAAATAGCCACAGTTCATTCATCAAATAGTGATTTTCGGAATGCTCTGAAATACAATCAGCTTTCGGCGGATCTTTTTTTAAGCCTTGGTGATAATATTTCTTATGCACTATCTACGCTGAATGCGGCAAATCAGTTTTACAGAATTGGTGTCATGGACTCTTCATTTCATCATTACTCAATTGCTGAACAGATTTTTGAAGACTCAGAATTTGAGTTTGGAATTGCCTACGTAGTGGGAAATAGAGCAATTGCTAAGCTTGCGATGGGATTAACTGAAGAAGCCGAAGTGGATTTTAAAAGAGCCATTGATATATTAGATCCACTAGGAGATAATTATGGAATTGCTGACTTTCAAAATGAGCTAGGAAAAGTCTACGTTGAGAGAGGAGATGATGAAAAGGCAATCGAAACGATATCGAAGGGCCTTGAAATAGCAAAAAAAATTGACTTGAAAGCACAAATTCGAGATGCTTCGGATTTGCTAAGTACTTTACACCAAAAGAATGGAGAATTCGAAAAAGCATTAAGCTATCATAAACAATTTGTCGCGTACAAAGACAGTATTCAAAACACAGAGACAGTTCGAAAACTTGCCAACCAAAGAACTGAATTTGAAATCGGTCAGGCTGAAGCGGCGATGGCTGCCGAACGACAAACCCAACTGGTGGTCAATGTTGCCTTGATCTTTGGATTGGGGCTATTAACTGTTTTTGGAATTGCGCAATACCGTAACAGTCGCCAAAGGATGCGAATAAATAAAGAGCTTCGAGATCAAAAAACTGAATTGGAAACACAAAAGTCCGAACTCGAAGCGGTAAATAGAACCAAGGACCGATTCTTTTCAATCATCTCACATGATTTGCGTGGGCCGGTCAATGCGTTTCACGGGGTATCTCGAATGATTAAGTTTTTTGTTCAAAACAAGCAAATTGATCAGCTGGAAGTATTAGCAGAAGAGATTGATCAATCGGTGGATCGGCTTTCTTCTTTATTGGACAACCTGCTGAATTGGGCCGTGCAACAACAGGGAGAATTTCCATACGTGCCTGAGAAGATCGAGATCAAAGCCATGTCCGATGATTTGGTAGATGTATTTACCACCATGGCCAATTCCAAGCAAATTAACTTGTCCAGTTCAGTTCCTGAAGATTTGCATGCCTGGGCAGATCGAAACACCACCATGACCATCATTAGAAACCTGGTCAGCAATGCCCTGAAATTTACTCCCCGGGAAGGTCATGTGACCATCAACGCTCGTAGTTTAGATGAGTGCGTGGAAATTGAAGTACATGACAATGGCGTAGGGATACCCAAAGAAAAGCTTGGGCATCTGTTCGAATTGAATGAAGAGAACAGTACCTGGGGCACAGAAGGAGAGAAGGGCCTTGGATTGGGTCTTCAACTGGTTCATGAATTTGTAGAGCTCAATCAGGGACAGATCATTGTCGATAGCCAGGATAATAAGGGCACTACCTTTACTGTAAAACTCCCTACCTACGATCTTAAACAAATCCAGGCAGAGGTAGAGTAAATTCTCTGTTTCTAAGAAAATCACGGACTTATCTATTGTTTTTTGATGCTAAGGTGAAATTTCTTATTTTCATCTCTCATAATATTCCAATAGAATATGACCGAACTAACAGAAAAGCAACAGCGAGAAATTAAAGGTGGGCCTGATATTAAGATCCCGCAAACTTAAACTACTACATTAGGCTCAGGAATCTCCAAATGATGTTTTTGGCTAGTTATGCAAAAACTGGTAATTGCCTATGCGATCGGTTAATTTGGAGGTATAATAATTAGATAAAATACATATGAAAAAGCTAACAATCAAAGTACAACAGACTGTAAAAGGTGGTCCTAAAGCACAGGTTCCTCAGCCGTAACTGGCTACTTTCAAAATTGACGTGGAAAGCCTCGAACAAAATCGAGGCTTTTTTATTTCTGATCCTTGATTTCTTCCACGTCTTATACGCCCGACTATCATTTAATTTCTGATACAAAGGATGGTGATTCTTAGAGGAAGCATGTAAGTATTCCTGATGATTATCTGCGATTTTTTATTCACCAGGAACTACTTAAGGAATCTCCAAGTGACATTTTTTGCGAATACTGCAAATTCATGGAATTGTGTCAATTATCAATTAAATTAAAGGTTTACCAATAGATACATTTTAAATGAAAAAGCTAACAATCAAAGCGCAACAGACAGTAAAAGGTGGACCAGATGTTACGATCCCTGTTCCTTAATTGTCTTTCTGAAAAGCTAAAAAATTAAACAATGAAAAAGCTAACAACTATGCAGTTACAAACGATCAAAGGGGGACCAGATGTCAAAGTGCCTCAAGATTGAGTAAACTGTCTTTTTATTCAACAAAAAGTAAATAATCACAATGAAAAAGCTAACTGTAAAGTTACAGCAGACCATCAAAGGGGGGCCAGAAGTCAAAATTCCTCAAGATTGAATTGAACTGTCTTTTTATTCACCATTAAATAAATAATCATAATGAAAAAGCTAACGATCAAAGCACAACAGACCATAAAAGGAGGACCTGAAATTCAGATTCCTAATGGATAACGTTTAGCTTAATTGAACGAAATAAGCCTCTGATCAGTCAGAGGTTTTTTTATTCACCGTCAACTTTCCTTGCTACCATCTTATAAAGGAGATGTGCCAACGTCAGTTCCTCAATCAGTACGGATGCCCTGCCGGTCATCCCTTTTTTTAATTCGGGTTTGAAATCATCTTTTTGATTGAGTTGGATATTAATTGGATAGTAACCCTCATCGGATGGGCTATCTCCGATGCTGGTGATCTGTCCTCTTTTGGCTCCGTAGTAGAAATAGGGGAAGCTTTCAAATTTCATTACAACTTTTTGCCCTTCTTTTAAGTGACCAACCTGTGCAGAGTTGGCTTCACTATAGACATATGCTGCTTGATTTTGCGTTTCCAGACGCCATACAATTTCACCGGCACCTATTCTTGTTTCTGGTTCCCGAATCATATTGACAGTGCCCTGCGTTTCCGTTAACAGCATTAATCGATCTCCGTCAATGCGATTCGAGCCAAATGTTAGTTTAAGCTGTTCTTCAGCAATTGATACTTCCTGTTGAAGCTTTTCCCGATCAAGGGCGTGCTTTTGCTCAAGCAATGCCAATGTTGTGTTGATCTCTTGAATGCCTGTCTGCGCCAGACGAAGTTGTTGCTGTAAAGTTTGTTCTGACAGGACATAAGCACGTAATGCGGTTCGTTTATCCTGTTCCTGCTGTTGGACCGTTAATTGAGCTTGTTCAAGCTGTGACTGACTAATGACTTGCTCCTTAAATAATGCTTCCTGACGATTTAAGTCATTTTTATGGATAGCAATCTGTTGCTCTATGGCTTGAATTTCGGCCGCTCTGTTTTCCTTAAGAATGGTGAGTTCTTTTTTAAGTTCTACTACCTGTTCCCTGTAACTCCAGCCTTTGGTTCGATAGACTTCTAATTCTTTTTGTAAATAATCGGTAGCTGTGCTTTCCTGAAATTTCAGTAATTGCCGCTTTCGATCTACGTCACTGATCATTTGCAAGATGCCAGGGGAGGAGATCACCATTAATGGGGTATTGGCGGGTAATTCATCTCCGGTAGTGACCAATAACTTGTGAACGAATATGGGTTCACCCACACGTTTTACTTCTTCAACGGAGCCTCCTTTCAGAACGAAATTCAACTGCACTTCTTGTGGCAAGGTAATGGTTATCGAAAACACGATAAACAGGAAAACCAGGGCAAAACCTGTAAGGAAAAACACCCGATGACCCCTTCGTGAAATATTCTC belongs to Cytophagales bacterium and includes:
- a CDS encoding PadR family transcriptional regulator; protein product: MKGAHLGEFEEIVLLTIASLMNEAYSVNIVDAIGEGTGRQTKLGVVHAVLKRLEDKGLITSELGEPTKERGGRRKRFFQVSHAGKVALLNAKEQRDRLWSGIPDIVFEGLK
- a CDS encoding phospholipase D-like domain-containing protein; the encoded protein is MKDILAELEASIGDEHFSRAEKKSVRSLVAEYQPNTHDLAVLRSKVFDMANERINAENFAFIMQWVEEASKALVVTSADVGDEVYFSPGKACRATILNQIGLATQSLDICVFTISDDFIADALIQAQKRKLKIRLITDNDKTKDKGSDIDRIHQEGLAVKIDDTRHHMHHKFMVADEKIALTGSYNWTRSAAKFNHENLLLTRDPSVVRAFLKEFEDLWKEMVDYS
- a CDS encoding DinB family protein yields the protein MNRILSSFCAFLLIGLTALAQEKSRYQPKEWTNADQQYLLENLIRTKEALITETAYLTESQWHFKEAPDRWSINQIVEHIAIWELILLHEAAVSLQIGPIESLNRNIPDSTFLNQDPEVNPNKTESFTKPFTYTIPRGYNEGIDNISWWLGMRTESIDFIQAETRNLRKHYINFSQNVHQQYMVIFSHTDRHLKQILKVKAHPNYPK
- a CDS encoding tetratricopeptide repeat protein; this translates as MDILYQIAFNHNDPMKMVTYSQKLIEVAGRLSSQTDLWKGYYSLGQGYTLSGNLEQAIESYFQAIKIAENLNYEDGLGQVYSNLGDVYSDNGNHLNAISYYQKAFGILSRSNDSIHIAATLANLGYELYRVEMLDSSLLYHKMASVMFDSINYETGVLYCLGNIGLVYAKMGEHAQAEQNMQDAVTGLREYEDYYAISDFEKEIADIYRQRKDYKQALQYARGSLEVSEEKGLKVQARDASYKLYEIYMDTGDYGPAIQNLNKYYAYRDSITNAENIQRMADLRTEFEVGQKQAEVDLLTAEGETQRVVRISLIAGLAFVVVFALIQYRNNIQKKKTNRILNDQKTKLEELNQTKDRFFSIISHDLRGPVNAFHGVSRMIKFFVQQKQMGQLEELAEDIDQSVDRLSSLLDNLLNWAVQQQGNFPYVPEKLDIHAIADDLVKTFSTMATSKNIALVAEVEEGTEAWADRNTTMTIIRNLVSNALKFTPHEGEVKIKADVDDESILIQVLDNGVGIPAEKLNDLFKLQAKKSTWGTDGEKGLGLGLQLVYDFVALNKGKINVESTPDQGTTFSVWLPVFEEVAVPENA
- a CDS encoding FtsX-like permease family protein: MKESSLPNPPRWLDRLIELYCRPELLEDLQGDLHEYYQRNCSKKGKPFANLIFLIDVIKFFRLYTIRTPKVLGQMSFIHLSKNYFKTSIRSLARNKLFSTINIVGLAISMSIGILMITYLSQLLSYDVFHDKKDRIYRVNSTYSDITGSDPFDLGSNSVFLGKKLREEMPDLEEVLIMRRNFRRDFKKGDNVIPSRGLYAEAAFFELFSFDLLEGDPETALLEPYSLVLTESVAKKLFGNEPALGQIVHSGEESFTVTGLMADVPFNSHMQFKVLCSFKTAEVIALKEGQESFNTWRSIWMNHVYVLLPEGYASEALQSNLDRIAAGENATRDRYTITFHLQNLTEMTPGPELSNNIGPTTSWLMISQLGLLIAIVIASSCFNYTNLSIARSLRRMKEVGIRKVVGANRPQVFAQFVFEAIILSTLALILAFGLYQIIKPSFVQIVLETTPMALDFEWIHGLYFLAFAIVIGFMAGGLPAWMLSKVKAISIIQDATSKGLIKGINFRKVLIVFQFVISMALIIAATIDYRQYKYSINFDLGFKTDNLVNMLLYENDPELFLPGLQQIPEIQKISMSGMLPNTGEQWGDDAKYKDPMDSVDVHVNYVNKDYIDLHELQFVAGTTFPFDDKDSSQFVVIDESLRKRLGFSEPVDAVGEVLSLDQGRMKLQITGVINDYQYTKIVSESKPSVLIQGKAEDFTWINLQVSAADPLAFMTKLEKVFADVDKVHTFEALYYKERIEHSYRDFQMQFRVFTFLAFLAISIASMGLLGMAVFTAETRMKEISVRKVLGASSNSLFYLLSKGFLRMFLIAAMIAMPFSYFFFEQMVLVDFVNRVTVNALDLMSGVLVVLIIGLSTIAWQTRAATRANPANVLRNE
- a CDS encoding tetratricopeptide repeat-containing sensor histidine kinase, whose product is MASLKNELSDSARMESIYLISIWSSSPSDKINYANDLMDLATSRNNDKYIEAALISLGTAYRLIGNLDKALEYLIESARLAETNKSFKRLAEAYGEIATVHSSNSDFRNALKYNQLSADLFLSLGDNISYALSTLNAANQFYRIGVMDSSFHHYSIAEQIFEDSEFEFGIAYVVGNRAIAKLAMGLTEEAEVDFKRAIDILDPLGDNYGIADFQNELGKVYVERGDDEKAIETISKGLEIAKKIDLKAQIRDASDLLSTLHQKNGEFEKALSYHKQFVAYKDSIQNTETVRKLANQRTEFEIGQAEAAMAAERQTQLVVNVALIFGLGLLTVFGIAQYRNSRQRMRINKELRDQKTELETQKSELEAVNRTKDRFFSIISHDLRGPVNAFHGVSRMIKFFVQNKQIDQLEVLAEEIDQSVDRLSSLLDNLLNWAVQQQGEFPYVPEKIEIKAMSDDLVDVFTTMANSKQINLSSSVPEDLHAWADRNTTMTIIRNLVSNALKFTPREGHVTINARSLDECVEIEVHDNGVGIPKEKLGHLFELNEENSTWGTEGEKGLGLGLQLVHEFVELNQGQIIVDSQDNKGTTFTVKLPTYDLKQIQAEVE